The Brachyspira hyodysenteriae ATCC 27164 genome includes a window with the following:
- a CDS encoding DUF871 domain-containing protein — MKELGISIYPFHSKMEDNKYYIDLASKYGFTRCFMCLLSVDRSKDEIINEFSTIINYAKEKGIKTTLDISPAVFKHLDIDYKNLDFFHKLGAWGVRLDLGFTGNEESLMTYNEYDLKIELNMSNDTDYLDNIMKYYPNTDNLIGCYNFYPHAYTGLDRTLFKSSMKRFKKYSISSSAFVNAKEATFGPWPVSDGICTLEEHRDMPIDAQAMELFALGVDCVFIANCYADENTFKTLYNMDKRLITFKVELVDSIPKEEKSIVLDMLHQNRLDASADVIRSSDTRAKYKGHNFKIFNAVSDIKRGDILIDSSEYGSYTGEMQIALKDLKNTGRTNVVGRIKDEYLFLLDYISPAKRFIIRE, encoded by the coding sequence ATGAAAGAGTTAGGAATATCCATTTACCCCTTTCACTCAAAAATGGAAGATAATAAATATTATATAGATTTGGCTTCTAAATACGGATTCACAAGATGTTTTATGTGTCTGCTTTCAGTTGATAGATCTAAAGATGAAATAATAAATGAATTTTCAACTATAATAAATTATGCTAAAGAAAAAGGTATAAAAACTACTTTAGATATATCTCCGGCTGTATTCAAACATTTGGATATAGATTATAAAAATCTTGACTTTTTTCATAAATTGGGAGCTTGGGGCGTAAGATTAGATTTAGGGTTTACAGGTAATGAAGAAAGTTTAATGACATATAACGAATATGATTTGAAAATAGAATTAAATATGAGCAATGATACAGATTATCTTGATAATATAATGAAATATTATCCTAATACTGATAATTTGATAGGCTGTTATAATTTCTATCCTCATGCATATACAGGACTAGACAGAACACTTTTTAAAAGCAGCATGAAACGTTTTAAAAAATATTCTATAAGTTCATCTGCATTTGTTAATGCCAAAGAAGCTACTTTTGGACCTTGGCCTGTAAGCGATGGTATTTGCACATTGGAAGAACATAGAGATATGCCTATAGATGCACAGGCTATGGAATTATTTGCTCTTGGTGTTGACTGTGTTTTCATTGCTAACTGTTATGCAGATGAAAATACTTTTAAAACATTATATAATATGGATAAAAGATTAATAACTTTTAAAGTAGAATTAGTTGATTCTATTCCTAAAGAAGAAAAGAGTATAGTATTAGATATGCTTCATCAAAACAGATTAGATGCTTCTGCTGATGTTATAAGATCTTCAGATACAAGAGCAAAATATAAGGGACATAATTTCAAAATATTTAATGCTGTTTCCGATATAAAAAGAGGAGATATATTAATAGATTCATCAGAATACGGCAGTTATACCGGAGAAATGCAGATAGCTTTGAAAGATTTAAAAAATACCGGAAGAACTAATGTAGTAGGCAGAATTAAAGATGAATATTTATTTCTGCTAGATTATATAAGTCCGGCTAAAAGATTTATTATAAGAGAATAA
- a CDS encoding NuoF family protein: MAEKLDRKKLEEYRINKAKEIGLRKGTESSTTHKYHILVCGGTACESNKSDEIVRLLREYAEKNGIADEVLVVKTGCFGFCSQGPVVKIMPGRVFYTHVGPEHAQDIIEKHIMKGELLLRILYKEQREHRDFSKEINFYQKQRRIVLKNCGMIDPENIDEYIGNDGYKALSKVLFEMTPDDVINEMHTSGLRGRGGAGFPTWKKWSFTKEVKSDQKYIVCNADEGDPGAYMDRSILEGDPHSVIEAMTIAGYTIGANKGYLYIRAEYGLAVERVRIALKQAYDYGLLGEKILGSDFSFDLDIRLGAGAFVCGEETALLASIEGNRGTPRPRPPFPAIKGLFEKPTVINNVETFANVTAIINNGGDWFASIGTENSTGTKVFALTGNVNVSGLVEVPMGTTIREIVFDIGGGIPNDKFVKGVQTGGPSGGILPESLFGTRIDFDNLVKLGSMMGSGGMIVIDEDSNMVDFAKFYLGFCVDESCGKCVPCRVGGMQMLKILEKFTKKRAKEDDIQKLRDIALTMRKASLCALGSTAANPVMSTLKHFEEEYKAGIFTPPVPKKN; this comes from the coding sequence ATGGCAGAAAAATTAGATAGAAAAAAACTAGAAGAATATAGAATTAATAAAGCCAAAGAGATAGGCCTAAGAAAAGGTACCGAATCCTCTACAACTCATAAATATCATATACTTGTATGCGGAGGTACGGCATGCGAGTCAAATAAAAGTGATGAAATTGTAAGATTATTAAGAGAATATGCAGAGAAAAACGGCATTGCAGATGAAGTATTAGTTGTAAAAACAGGCTGTTTCGGTTTCTGCAGTCAGGGACCTGTTGTAAAAATTATGCCAGGAAGAGTTTTTTATACTCATGTAGGACCTGAACATGCTCAGGATATAATAGAAAAACATATAATGAAAGGTGAATTATTGCTAAGAATATTATATAAAGAGCAAAGAGAACATAGAGACTTCTCTAAAGAAATTAACTTCTATCAAAAGCAAAGAAGAATAGTATTAAAGAACTGCGGTATGATAGATCCTGAAAATATAGATGAATATATAGGAAACGATGGATATAAAGCTTTATCTAAAGTATTATTTGAAATGACTCCTGATGATGTAATTAATGAAATGCATACTTCCGGACTTAGAGGACGCGGAGGTGCCGGATTCCCTACTTGGAAAAAATGGAGCTTCACAAAAGAAGTTAAATCAGATCAAAAATACATAGTATGTAATGCTGATGAGGGAGACCCTGGTGCTTATATGGATAGAAGTATACTTGAGGGAGATCCGCATTCTGTAATAGAAGCTATGACTATAGCAGGATATACCATAGGAGCAAATAAAGGTTATTTATATATTAGAGCTGAATACGGACTTGCTGTTGAAAGGGTAAGAATAGCTTTAAAGCAGGCTTATGATTATGGTTTATTAGGAGAAAAAATTTTAGGAAGTGATTTCTCATTTGATTTAGATATAAGATTGGGAGCTGGGGCTTTTGTATGCGGTGAAGAAACTGCACTTTTAGCTTCTATAGAAGGTAATAGAGGAACTCCTAGACCTAGACCTCCTTTCCCAGCAATAAAAGGGTTATTTGAAAAACCTACAGTTATTAATAATGTTGAAACATTTGCAAATGTAACTGCTATCATAAACAATGGAGGAGATTGGTTTGCTTCTATTGGTACAGAAAATTCAACAGGTACTAAAGTATTCGCTTTAACTGGTAATGTCAATGTATCAGGACTCGTTGAAGTACCTATGGGAACAACTATTAGGGAAATAGTATTCGACATTGGAGGTGGAATACCTAATGATAAATTTGTAAAAGGAGTTCAGACAGGCGGACCTTCAGGAGGTATATTACCTGAATCTCTATTTGGTACTCGTATAGATTTTGATAATCTAGTTAAATTGGGTTCTATGATGGGATCGGGAGGTATGATAGTTATTGATGAAGACAGCAATATGGTTGATTTTGCTAAATTCTATCTTGGATTCTGTGTTGATGAAAGCTGCGGTAAATGCGTACCTTGCAGAGTCGGCGGAATGCAGATGCTAAAAATATTAGAAAAATTTACTAAGAAAAGAGCTAAAGAAGATGATATACAAAAACTAAGAGATATTGCTTTAACTATGAGAAAAGCTTCATTATGTGCTTTAGGCTCTACAGCTGCTAACCCTGTAATGTCCACATTAAAACATTTTGAGGAAGAGTATAAAGCTGGAATATTTACTCCTCCTGTTCCAAAGAAAAATTAA
- a CDS encoding DUF4261 domain-containing protein — translation MKDKKEVNPNTNHKSVNHDEANFSHVYFYKLLFEEKPELPNIELIKQKIRKYYEDIEVISSDNGIYSIAINDLKVKYKDEKEVPAQILMPSAMEFDYTTINDYYYSQMWDIKEPKELIKNCNYEIMLSDFLAAGLDYKDRTTLLNNWLYTALQLFDNCVAVYNEQSGKLLLPDQILNNTYPKDFRFMLSGVNIRLFNVQDSNDIIVDTLGMYAIGLPDIQYHFHDLNANDVISHALNIAAYIFDKGDIIKSGDTIQSIFENVQWKCQYEKSLLKPHREILDINMLEYASGKRQN, via the coding sequence ATGAAAGATAAAAAAGAAGTAAATCCGAATACTAATCATAAAAGCGTAAATCATGATGAAGCCAATTTTTCACATGTATATTTCTATAAACTTTTATTTGAAGAAAAACCAGAATTGCCTAATATAGAATTAATTAAACAGAAAATAAGAAAATATTATGAAGATATAGAAGTAATATCATCAGATAATGGCATTTACAGTATAGCAATAAATGATTTAAAAGTAAAATATAAAGATGAAAAGGAAGTACCAGCACAAATTTTGATGCCTAGTGCTATGGAATTCGATTATACCACTATAAACGACTATTATTATAGTCAGATGTGGGATATAAAAGAACCTAAAGAACTTATAAAAAACTGTAATTATGAAATAATGCTTAGTGATTTTTTGGCTGCAGGACTAGATTATAAAGATAGAACAACCCTACTTAATAATTGGCTTTATACAGCATTACAGCTTTTTGATAATTGTGTTGCCGTATATAATGAACAAAGCGGTAAACTTCTTTTGCCTGATCAAATACTAAATAATACCTACCCTAAAGATTTCAGATTTATGCTTTCAGGCGTTAATATAAGACTATTTAATGTTCAGGATTCAAATGATATTATAGTAGACACTTTAGGAATGTATGCTATAGGTTTACCAGATATACAATATCATTTCCATGACTTGAATGCCAATGATGTTATATCACATGCTTTAAATATAGCAGCTTATATATTTGATAAAGGCGATATTATAAAAAGCGGCGATACTATACAAAGTATATTTGAAAATGTACAATGGAAATGTCAGTATGAAAAATCTCTTCTCAAGCCACATAGAGAAATTTTGGATATTAATATGCTTGAATATGCTTCAGGCAAAAGGCAAAATTAA
- a CDS encoding rhodanese-like domain-containing protein, which produces MNNTLTLIIGLILTFIILSAVRKIIFNIRSKGKFKNININDAVSIYKNNKDVGLIDVRSYMEVQQSGYIKSSVNIPLDDSKFDEKMSKLDKNKEYIVYCASGSRSGMACMRMYKLGFTNINNLTHAGYFQLSSYLK; this is translated from the coding sequence ATGAATAATACTTTAACTTTGATAATAGGACTTATATTAACTTTTATAATATTAAGTGCTGTAAGAAAAATTATATTCAATATAAGAAGTAAAGGTAAATTCAAAAATATAAATATCAATGATGCTGTTTCAATTTATAAAAATAATAAAGATGTAGGTCTAATAGATGTAAGAAGCTATATGGAAGTTCAGCAAAGCGGATACATAAAAAGCAGCGTAAATATTCCTTTAGACGATTCTAAATTCGATGAAAAAATGTCAAAATTAGATAAAAACAAAGAGTATATAGTTTATTGTGCAAGCGGAAGCCGTTCTGGTATGGCTTGTATGCGTATGTATAAATTAGGATTTACCAATATTAATAATCTTACTCATGCGGGATATTTTCAGCTTTCATCATATTTAAAATAA
- a CDS encoding PTS lactose/cellobiose transporter subunit IIA yields MTKDYETFMEENVFPIIALAGESKSLAYEALRLAKENKFEESDKKMKEADKLLLESHQYQTDLISKEANGESFVINLLFIHAQDHLMTAISEKNLINELIDILKMNHE; encoded by the coding sequence ATGACAAAAGATTATGAAACATTTATGGAGGAAAATGTATTTCCTATTATAGCATTAGCTGGAGAAAGTAAGAGTTTAGCTTATGAGGCTTTAAGACTTGCTAAAGAAAATAAATTTGAAGAATCCGATAAAAAAATGAAGGAAGCTGATAAATTATTACTAGAGTCTCATCAATACCAAACTGATTTAATATCAAAAGAAGCTAATGGTGAAAGTTTTGTAATAAACTTACTTTTTATACATGCACAGGATCATTTAATGACTGCAATAAGTGAAAAAAATTTAATAAATGAGCTTATTGATATATTGAAAATGAACCATGAATAA
- a CDS encoding TenA family protein: MKFSEIVWKKNEDLYNKIINTKFNKELMDGSLDKNKFAYYIEQDSLYLKYYSKALAIISSKIHNVDYALVFLKSSINSYIVEEEIVHKYFRDTFQFENTNKITTANLGYISFLINTAHTEAFETAASSILPCFWIYNELGKYIKANAEIENNPYRKWIDTYADEEFSKATEYMIKIVDNLYDNASDAVKEKMIAVFDIGFVWEYRFWNDAYNLDDFHNV, encoded by the coding sequence ATGAAATTTTCAGAAATAGTGTGGAAAAAAAATGAAGATCTATACAATAAAATAATTAATACAAAATTTAATAAAGAGCTTATGGATGGAAGTTTAGATAAAAATAAATTTGCATACTATATAGAACAAGACAGTTTATATTTAAAATATTATTCTAAAGCTTTAGCTATAATTTCTTCAAAAATACACAATGTAGATTATGCATTAGTATTTTTGAAATCATCTATAAACTCATATATAGTTGAAGAAGAAATTGTGCATAAATATTTCAGAGATACTTTTCAATTTGAAAATACAAATAAAATTACAACTGCAAATTTAGGTTATATAAGTTTTCTTATTAATACTGCTCATACTGAAGCCTTTGAAACTGCTGCTTCCTCTATATTGCCTTGTTTTTGGATATATAATGAATTAGGTAAATATATAAAGGCAAATGCAGAAATTGAAAATAATCCATACAGAAAATGGATTGATACTTATGCTGATGAAGAATTCTCTAAGGCAACTGAATATATGATTAAAATAGTTGATAATTTATATGATAATGCATCTGATGCTGTAAAAGAAAAAATGATAGCCGTTTTTGATATAGGATTCGTTTGGGAATATAGATTTTGGAATGATGCCTATAATTTAGACGATTTCCATAATGTATAA
- a CDS encoding NADH-quinone oxidoreductase subunit NuoE family protein, with amino-acid sequence MSEDVSLLTQEDIADEIKSLVSKWKDAEGNLIMICHGIQKHYGYVPRNVAKYVSEETNIPLARIYEILTFYNYFTLEPPAENNIAVCMGTACYLKGGGQLVEEIKRKLNLKGDQKYSADRKYKLEEVRCIGCCGLAPVITFNEEVSGRVVIDDIAKFIKNNNEEEKKS; translated from the coding sequence ATGAGTGAAGATGTTTCTCTATTAACACAAGAGGATATTGCTGATGAGATAAAATCGTTGGTTTCGAAATGGAAAGATGCTGAGGGGAATCTTATTATGATTTGTCATGGAATTCAAAAGCATTACGGTTATGTTCCTAGAAATGTTGCAAAATATGTATCAGAAGAAACAAATATACCGCTAGCTAGAATTTATGAAATTCTTACATTTTATAATTATTTCACACTAGAACCGCCTGCTGAAAATAATATAGCAGTTTGTATGGGTACAGCATGCTATTTAAAAGGCGGCGGACAGTTAGTGGAAGAAATTAAAAGAAAATTAAATCTAAAAGGTGATCAGAAATATTCAGCTGATAGAAAATATAAGTTAGAAGAGGTTAGATGTATAGGCTGCTGCGGTTTGGCTCCTGTAATTACATTTAATGAAGAAGTTTCAGGAAGAGTAGTTATTGATGATATAGCTAAATTTATAAAAAATAATAATGAAGAAGAGAAAAAATCTTAA
- a CDS encoding PTS sugar transporter subunit IIB: MKKILLLCSAGMSTSMIVKKMQDKAKADNIDAEIEAASVSRFEELADSYDIFLLGPQVKYLKDELAKKANAKGKPLDVIDFKDYGKMDGAKILDFALNLTL; the protein is encoded by the coding sequence ATGAAAAAGATTTTGCTTTTATGTTCTGCTGGAATGTCTACCAGTATGATAGTAAAAAAGATGCAGGATAAAGCTAAAGCGGATAATATAGATGCTGAAATAGAAGCTGCAAGCGTTTCCAGATTTGAAGAATTAGCAGATAGTTACGATATTTTTCTATTAGGTCCTCAGGTTAAATATCTTAAAGATGAACTAGCTAAAAAAGCTAATGCTAAAGGAAAACCTTTAGATGTTATAGATTTTAAAGACTATGGAAAAATGGACGGAGCTAAAATATTAGACTTTGCTTTGAATTTAACATTATAA
- the celB gene encoding PTS cellobiose transporter subunit IIC yields MNDKIINFIENKITPVAAKLANNRYLNAIKDAFIYTMPFLIVGSFVLLIFNLPFTDKSNFLYMGWYDNFTKTFTGDFIQIFNVSMGILSVFVAYGIGYSLAGSYNLSSVTGGFLSLFAFFLIAAKVNALSVAEDFASIFLVEAGSNINVLDARFLDAKGIFSAIIGGIISIEIYRLLVSKNMTIKLPDSVPPAIAKSFEIIIPIAVVGVLFQILNIIIQKKMMILIPNLIMKIISPLLSISDSLPSVIILLLVIHILWFVGIHGANVVNAVITTITLSNLALNQAALQAGESLPKVVAGEFFNVYVYIGGAGATLGLAIAMALSKNAHLKSIGRLSVIPGLFNINEPIMFGTPVVMNPILFIPFIGVPIINAIIAYTVLKIGIVGKIVSLVPWTTPGPLGAFLSTNLSVPAMILSLCLVFLSYLIYTPFINAYAKTLPDNE; encoded by the coding sequence ATGAACGATAAAATTATTAATTTCATAGAAAATAAAATAACACCAGTAGCAGCTAAATTAGCTAATAACAGATATTTGAATGCTATTAAAGATGCATTTATATATACTATGCCTTTTTTAATAGTAGGTTCTTTTGTACTTTTAATATTTAATTTGCCTTTCACAGATAAAAGCAATTTCTTATATATGGGTTGGTATGACAATTTTACAAAAACTTTCACAGGCGATTTTATTCAAATATTCAATGTAAGTATGGGGATATTATCAGTATTCGTTGCTTATGGTATAGGATATTCTTTGGCTGGTTCTTATAATTTAAGCAGTGTTACAGGCGGTTTCTTATCTCTATTTGCTTTTTTCCTTATAGCTGCTAAAGTAAATGCTTTGTCTGTTGCTGAAGATTTTGCAAGTATATTTTTAGTAGAAGCTGGAAGCAATATAAATGTATTAGATGCTAGATTTTTAGATGCTAAAGGAATATTCTCTGCTATAATAGGCGGTATAATATCAATAGAAATTTACAGATTATTAGTAAGCAAAAATATGACTATAAAACTTCCTGATTCTGTACCTCCTGCAATAGCAAAATCATTTGAAATAATTATACCTATAGCTGTTGTAGGCGTATTATTCCAAATATTAAATATAATAATACAGAAAAAAATGATGATACTTATACCTAACTTGATAATGAAAATAATTTCTCCTTTATTATCAATATCAGATAGTTTGCCATCAGTTATAATACTTCTTTTAGTTATACATATATTATGGTTTGTAGGTATACATGGTGCCAATGTTGTTAATGCTGTAATTACTACAATAACATTATCAAATTTAGCTTTGAATCAGGCTGCTTTACAGGCTGGGGAGTCTTTACCTAAAGTAGTAGCAGGAGAATTCTTCAATGTTTATGTATATATAGGAGGAGCAGGTGCTACATTAGGCCTAGCAATAGCTATGGCATTAAGTAAAAATGCACATCTTAAATCTATAGGAAGACTTTCAGTTATACCTGGATTATTCAATATAAATGAACCTATTATGTTCGGTACTCCTGTTGTTATGAACCCTATACTATTTATACCTTTCATAGGTGTGCCAATAATTAATGCTATAATAGCCTATACAGTTTTAAAAATAGGCATCGTAGGAAAAATTGTTTCTTTAGTACCTTGGACAACTCCTGGTCCATTAGGAGCTTTCTTATCTACTAATTTAAGTGTTCCTGCTATGATTTTGAGTTTATGTTTGGTATTCTTATCATACTTAATATATACTCCTTTCATTAATGCTTATGCTAAAACTTTACCAGATAACGAATAA
- a CDS encoding peptide ABC transporter substrate-binding protein: MTSKLKFIILIILLALFISCKKQTKNIKDEITVNLGYELNTIDPALNDETYGFIYINHAFEGLLNKDINGNIIGGVADTWEISDDSLTYTFHLRDDAKWSDGKKVTADDFVYSYRRAVDPKTASPISYLMEYIKNAKDIIRGKQSVENLGVNAIDENTLIIELEAPTLYFTDILSSGGVYMPVRKDIIEKYGDDWTWKPETYIGNGAYKMVERKPDELLAFEINTNYWNYTNQVAKKINFVLIADEYISLNAVRTGDVDFSINAPPIGEIENLIKENLMAVSDIIGVYYLDLNNRDKALSDKRVRKALSLAIDRNYIVSNIGYGKLIPAEAFVPPVVKGLEKSFREESSNYIIANNYSNNVEEAKKLLAEAGYPNGENFPMLEVKVSSGFYTTVLEAIQQMWKNALNIDVIVRTEESKITLPFRESGNYQMARTSWTGDYNDPLTMLQIMTSYSDINYGGFSNARYDSLIEFATTSTNAQKRMEALREAESILFDEVPIIPFIYRTDFLIVNPKLKNYIDEPLGRYKFNYAYLEE; encoded by the coding sequence ATGACTTCAAAACTAAAATTTATTATTCTAATAATTTTATTGGCATTATTTATATCCTGTAAAAAACAAACAAAAAACATCAAAGATGAAATCACTGTAAATCTAGGCTATGAACTTAATACCATAGATCCTGCTTTGAATGATGAAACTTATGGATTTATTTATATCAATCATGCATTTGAAGGACTTCTAAATAAAGACATAAACGGAAATATTATAGGAGGTGTTGCTGATACATGGGAAATAAGCGATGATAGTCTTACATACACATTTCATTTAAGAGATGATGCCAAATGGAGCGACGGTAAAAAAGTTACAGCAGATGATTTTGTATATTCCTATAGAAGAGCAGTTGATCCGAAAACAGCCTCCCCTATTTCTTATTTAATGGAATATATAAAAAATGCCAAAGATATAATAAGAGGCAAACAGAGTGTAGAAAATCTCGGAGTAAATGCTATAGATGAAAATACACTAATAATAGAACTTGAAGCCCCTACACTATATTTTACTGATATATTATCTTCAGGCGGAGTTTATATGCCGGTAAGAAAAGATATAATAGAAAAATACGGCGATGATTGGACTTGGAAGCCTGAAACTTATATAGGAAATGGTGCATACAAAATGGTAGAAAGAAAACCTGATGAACTTCTTGCTTTTGAAATAAATACTAATTATTGGAATTATACCAATCAAGTGGCTAAAAAAATTAATTTTGTTTTAATTGCTGATGAATATATATCACTTAATGCTGTTAGAACAGGAGATGTAGATTTTTCTATAAATGCTCCTCCTATTGGAGAGATAGAAAATTTAATAAAAGAAAATTTAATGGCTGTAAGCGATATCATAGGAGTTTATTATTTGGATTTAAACAATAGAGATAAAGCATTATCAGACAAAAGAGTAAGAAAAGCATTATCGCTTGCAATAGATAGAAACTATATAGTATCAAATATAGGATACGGTAAATTAATACCAGCAGAGGCTTTTGTTCCGCCTGTAGTAAAAGGACTTGAAAAATCATTCAGAGAAGAAAGCAGTAATTATATAATAGCAAACAATTATAGTAATAATGTAGAAGAAGCAAAAAAATTATTAGCTGAGGCAGGATATCCCAATGGAGAAAATTTCCCTATGCTTGAAGTAAAAGTTTCATCTGGTTTTTATACTACAGTTTTGGAAGCTATTCAGCAAATGTGGAAAAATGCTCTTAATATAGATGTAATAGTTAGAACAGAAGAATCAAAAATTACTTTGCCTTTCAGAGAATCAGGAAATTACCAAATGGCTAGAACAAGCTGGACAGGTGATTATAATGATCCTCTTACAATGCTTCAAATTATGACTAGCTACAGCGATATAAATTATGGAGGATTTTCTAATGCCAGATATGATTCTTTGATAGAGTTTGCAACAACTTCCACAAATGCTCAAAAAAGAATGGAAGCTTTAAGAGAAGCGGAATCAATACTTTTTGATGAAGTTCCTATTATACCTTTCATATATAGAACCGATTTCTTAATAGTTAATCCTAAATTAAAAAATTATATTGATGAGCCTTTGGGAAGATATAAATTTAATTATGCTTATTTAGAAGAATGA
- the purH gene encoding bifunctional phosphoribosylaminoimidazolecarboxamide formyltransferase/IMP cyclohydrolase, with translation MIKRALISVFYKDGILDFAKFLTSKNVEIVSTGGTYKYLKENNIPVIEVSEVTGAKEMLDGRVKTLDPKIHGAILAIRDNPTHMETIKERGITPIDMVIVNLYPFFEKVQDDNLKFEEKIEFIDIGGPTMLRSAAKSFKDVVVISDVKDYDLVKSEMEKGEVSFETKKYLASKVFNLTSAYDAAVSEFMFNSLESKEDKKLNYLNMSYALQEELRYGENPHQGASYYVSTTDKGSMKDFEQLNGKELSFNNIRDMDIALKIVLEFDESKKEYACSAIKHSTPCGAALGSSVLEAYNRTYECDPTSIFGGIVAFNSTVDEATAKELIKIFLEIVIAKDFTPEALEVLKTKKNLRVIKYKTNTNDKINLVKVDGGLLVQDEDTTLIEDYKVVTEKKPTEEEMKNLIFGIKVVKYAKSNAIVVIKDFMAKGIGSGQTNRIWACEDALERAGDGVVMASDAFFPFRDVVDACAKYNIKAIIQPGGSMRDQESIDACNEHGIAMIFTGIRHFKH, from the coding sequence ATGATTAAAAGAGCATTAATATCTGTATTCTATAAAGACGGAATATTAGACTTTGCCAAGTTTTTAACTTCAAAGAATGTGGAAATAGTTTCTACAGGCGGAACTTATAAATATTTGAAAGAAAATAATATACCGGTTATAGAAGTTTCTGAGGTTACAGGAGCTAAAGAAATGCTTGACGGAAGAGTAAAAACTTTAGATCCAAAAATACATGGAGCAATACTTGCTATAAGAGATAATCCTACTCATATGGAAACTATTAAAGAAAGAGGCATAACTCCTATAGATATGGTGATAGTTAATCTTTATCCTTTCTTTGAAAAAGTACAAGATGATAATTTGAAATTTGAAGAGAAGATAGAGTTTATTGATATAGGCGGACCTACTATGCTTCGTTCTGCTGCCAAGTCTTTCAAAGATGTTGTGGTTATAAGCGATGTTAAAGATTATGATTTAGTAAAAAGCGAAATGGAAAAAGGCGAAGTAAGTTTTGAAACAAAAAAATATTTAGCTTCTAAAGTATTTAATTTAACTTCTGCTTATGATGCCGCAGTTTCAGAGTTTATGTTTAATTCATTAGAAAGTAAAGAAGATAAAAAACTTAATTATTTGAATATGTCTTATGCATTACAGGAAGAATTAAGATACGGAGAAAATCCTCATCAGGGAGCAAGCTATTATGTTTCTACTACAGATAAAGGCTCTATGAAAGATTTTGAACAATTAAATGGAAAAGAACTTTCATTTAATAATATCAGAGATATGGATATAGCTTTAAAAATAGTATTAGAATTTGATGAGTCTAAAAAAGAATATGCTTGTTCTGCTATAAAACACTCTACTCCTTGCGGTGCTGCATTAGGAAGCAGTGTATTAGAGGCTTATAATAGAACTTATGAATGCGATCCTACTTCTATATTCGGAGGAATAGTAGCATTTAACAGTACAGTAGATGAAGCAACTGCAAAAGAACTTATTAAAATATTCTTAGAAATTGTTATTGCTAAAGACTTTACTCCTGAAGCTTTGGAAGTATTAAAAACTAAAAAGAATTTAAGAGTTATAAAATATAAAACTAATACTAATGATAAAATCAATCTTGTTAAAGTTGACGGCGGATTACTTGTTCAAGATGAAGATACTACTTTAATAGAAGATTATAAAGTTGTAACAGAGAAAAAACCTACAGAAGAAGAAATGAAGAATTTAATATTCGGAATTAAGGTTGTAAAATATGCTAAATCAAATGCTATAGTAGTAATAAAAGACTTCATGGCTAAAGGTATAGGAAGCGGACAAACTAACAGAATATGGGCTTGCGAAGATGCTTTAGAGAGAGCAGGTGACGGAGTAGTTATGGCATCCGATGCTTTCTTCCCATTTAGAGATGTAGTGGATGCTTGTGCTAAATACAATATTAAAGCTATAATTCAGCCAGGAGGATCTATGAGAGATCAGGAATCAATAGATGCTTGTAATGAACATGGTATTGCTATGATATTTACTGGAATAAGACATTTTAAACATTAA